In bacterium, the genomic stretch GGCTTTGACCAAGGCCGTCCAACAGGTCGAAGCGGTCAAGGATGCCCTGCGAGAAGCCATCCGCGGCCTCAACGACGTGGAAGACAGCCTCAAGCTGGCCCAGAAGGAACGCAAGGCCACCGACAAGGAGATCGACTCCGTGAGGAGCACGATCAAGTCCCTCCAGAAGGTCCAGCTGTAGTCCATCCGCTCATCTCAACGTGATCGAGGGTCTGCCTCTTCAAGCGGGGCAGGCCCTCTTTCTGTTTTGAGGAAGGAATTCTTTATGAACAACGGTTCAAATCAATTGCTCGACGTTCTCACCCGTGAAGGCGTGCTCATCAACGTCTCGGTGAGGTTCTGGCGGGGCTGCAAGAAGCTCCGCCCTGAAGATGTCGGCCTCAATCCCGATGACGTGTCCGCCCGGCTCATCAGCCTCGGTCACAAACGATTGCTGCCCAAAGATGCGATGGCGGATCTCTCGCTCATCGAAGGCCGAGCCCACGCCCTGATCGAAGCCAACACGTTTCCGTTTCTGAGCGGAGTTGGCCATTTCCTGCCCAACCCAAAGCTGGAAGAGGTCACCCAGAAGCTCAAGGACATGGAGTTGGAGTTCTGGGACGCCAAGAACCACTTCCTGCAACGCTATGCCAAGCTGCGTCAGGATGCCGCTCAGGAGTGGCGTCAAATGGCTGACAAGCTGGTGAAGGACCCGGAACGGCTGATTGCCACCATCGAAGCGTCGTTTCCCGATCCTGACAACATGAGCCGGTTCTTCAGCTTCGACACGCAACTGTTCCAGATCACGGTGCCAAAGA encodes the following:
- a CDS encoding DUF3150 domain-containing protein, giving the protein MNNGSNQLLDVLTREGVLINVSVRFWRGCKKLRPEDVGLNPDDVSARLISLGHKRLLPKDAMADLSLIEGRAHALIEANTFPFLSGVGHFLPNPKLEEVTQKLKDMELEFWDAKNHFLQRYAKLRQDAAQEWRQMADKLVKDPERLIATIEASFPDPDNMSRFFSFDTQLFQITVPK